In the genome of Candidatus Anoxymicrobium japonicum, the window CTCCCCACTTTTCTGCTTGAACGACTCGTTGCCGCGACCGGCGCCCATGCCGTCGAACCGCGCCCGCCGCAGGTGGTGCGGCTGACGGGGGCGAGCCGCACGGCGGAGTTCGAGGCGCTGGTGCCGTTGATCGAAGCCGAGAAGCTGGACTGGGCTTTCGTTCAGTCGGGCCGCAAGCTGAGCGATTTCGGCCTGATCTGCTTCGACATGGATTCGACGCTGATCACCATCGAATGCATTGACGAACTGGCCGATTTCGCCGGCAAGAAGGCCGAGGTGTCGGCGGTGACCGAGGCCGCCATGCGCGGCGAGATCGACTATCGGGAGAGCCTGCGCCGGCGCCTGGCGCTGCTCGCCGGCCTCGATGCCCGTGTGCTGGCGCGAGTTTTCGGCGAACGCCTGCTGCTGTCGCTGGGTGCCCGCGAATTACTCGAAGGCTGCCAGGCCGCCGGCCTGCGCACGGCGATCCTGTCCGGCGGCTTTACCTACTTTACCGAGCGCCTGCGCATCGAGCTCGGTTTCGACTTCGCCACGTCGA includes:
- the serB gene encoding phosphoserine phosphatase SerB; amino-acid sequence: MNLIIQGGALPTFLLERLVAATGAHAVEPRPPQVVRLTGASRTAEFEALVPLIEAEKLDWAFVQSGRKLSDFGLICFDMDSTLITIECIDELADFAGKKAEVSAVTEAAMRGEIDYRESLRRRLALLAGLDARVLARVFGERLLLSLGARELLEGCQAAGLRTAILSGGFTYFTERLRIELGFDFATSNELEISGGKLTGRVVGDIVDAAAKAHHLCRLRDELGLRKEQVIAVGDGANDLLMMAESGLSVAFQAKPATRAKADVAISCGGLDSLLNLFD